The DNA region ACTGCACCATGGGGATATCCGTTACCTTGGAGAGGAAGGGGACGGTGCGGGAGGAGCGGGGGTTTACTTCGATGACGTAGAGGTTATCCTCAAACAGCACATACTGAATGTTTATAATCCCTTTGACCTTCAGCCCCCGGGCCAGCCTGGTGGTATAATCCACAATCAGTTCTTTGTGTTTGTCGGCGATGGACTGGGCAGGATACATGGCAATGCTGTCTCCGGAATGAACGCCGGCCCGCTCAATATGCTCCATGATGCCTGGGATCAGTACCGTCTCTCCGTCGGAGATGGCGTCCACCTCCAGTTCGGTACCCAGCAGGTATTTGTCCACCAGTACCGGGTGGCGTGGCGAAACCCGCACCGCATTGTGCATATATTCCAGGAGCTCATCGTCGGAATAGACTATTTCCATGGCGCGGCCACCCAGCACATAGGAGGGGCGGACCACCACCGGGTAACCAATGGCCTGAGCGGCGGGCACCGCCTCGGCGGCAGAAGTGACCGTCTGTCCCGGCGGCCGGGCAATATCCAGCTCCGTTAAGAGTAAGTCAAACTTATCCCGGTCCTCGGCCCGGTCAATGTTTTCCACCGAGGTCCCGATGATGGGAATGCCGGCATTGGCCAGAGGCTCGGCCAGATTAATGGCGGTTTGTCCCCCAAACTGCACAATCACACCGTCGGGCTGCTCTTTGTCCAGAATGTTTAAAACGTCTTCGGGCTGCAGAGGTTCAAAGTAGAGCCGGTCTGCGGTATCAAAGTCGGTGGAAACCGTCTCCGGGTTATTGTTTACGATGATGGTCTCATAGCCGGCATCCTGCAGGGCCCACACCGAGTGGACGGAGCAATAATCAAATTCAATGCCCTGGCCGATGCGGATGGGGCCGGAGCCCAGCACCATGATTTTACGCTTCTCTGTTACTTCTGCTTCATCTTCTGTGCCGTAGGTGGAGTAAAAGTAGGGTGTGCCGGCCTCAAACTCTGCGGCACAGGTGTCCACCATTTTATAAACAGGCCCCACCTCCCGGGCTTTGCGGGCGCTGCGCACTTCTTCTTCCGTTGTGCCTAACAGCTCGGCTATGGTTTCATCGGCAAAACCCATTTCCTTGGCGGCAACCCACAAATCCTTATCAAAGGCTTTGGCGCCCTGGCCGGCAAAGGAGGCAATCTTCTTTTCCATATCGATGATATTTTTGATTTTTTGGCTGAAGAAGGGGTCAATGCGGGAAATATTATAGACTTCCTCCACAGTGATGCCGCGCCGGAAAGCTTCAGCCAGGATGAAGAGCCGTTCATCATTGGGGCGCACAATCAGCTCTTTTAATTCTTCCATGCTGAGCCCGGCTGCAGTGTCCAGCTTGAGGCTGTGCACGCCGATTTCCAGGGAGCGTACCGCTTTAAGTATGGCGGCTTCCAGGTTACGGTCAATGGCCATAACTTCGCCGGTGGCTTTCATCTGGGTGCCCAGAGTGCGCTGCGCCAGGGCAAACTTGTCAAAGGGCCAGCGGGGCACTTTGATGACCACATAATCAATGGTGGGTTCAAAACAGGCGGTGGTTTTCTGAGTCACCGCATTTTCAATTTCATCCAGGGTCATGCCGATGGCAATTTTGGTGGCCACTTTGGCAATGGGGTAGCCGGTGGCTTTGGACGCCAGGGCAGAAGAGCGGGAGACCCGTGGGTTTACTTCGATGACAATGTAGTTAAAGCTGTCTGTATCCAGGGCAAACTGAATGTTACAGCCGCCTTCAATACCCAAAGCCCGGATAATTTTGAGGGATGCGTTTCTAAGCATCTGAAACTCTTTATCTGTTAAAGTCTGGGCCGGGGCCACCACTATGGAATCCCCGGTATGGACGCCAACCGGGTCAATGTTTTCCATACTGCAGATGGTAATACAGTTATCATTGCTGTCCCGCATTACTTCAAACTCCACTTCTTTCCAACCGGCCACGCTTTGCTCCACCAAAATCTGATTGATGGGGCTGGCTTTTAGGCCCCGCTGCGCAGTGGAGCGCAGTTCTTCCTCGTCTGCGGCAAAACCGCCGCCGGTGCCTCCCATGGTGTAGGCGGGCCGCACCACCACCGGATAACCGGCTTCAGCAGCAAAAGAAACGGCATCGTCTATGCTGGAAACAATGGTGGAGGCAGGGATGGGTTCATTTAGCATTTCCATGGTTTGCTTGAAGTGGTCACGGTCTTCGGCGCGGATAATGGCATCCAGCGGGGTGCCCAGCATACGCACGCCATAGCGCTCCAAAATCCCCTGCTCCGCCAGATCCTTGCCGGCGTTTAAGCCCACCTGTCCGCCCAGGGTGGGCAGCAGTCCGTCGGGCCGTTCTTTGGCGATGATTTCGGTGAGGGTGTCAATCTGTAAAGGTTCTATATAAACACGGTCGGCAATATTGGTATCGGTCATGATTGTGGCCGGGTTGCTGTTAACCAAGACAACTTCCAATCCTTCGTCTTTTAGGGCCCGGCAAGCCTGGGTGCCGGCGTAGTCAAACTCAGCTGCCTGTCCGATGATGATGGGGCCGGAGCCGATTACCATTACCTTTTTAATATCTTTATATCTGGGCATCTTTTCGCCTCCTTTAGTAATTTAGGAATTCATCATGGAGATAAAACGTTCAAAAATATGTGCGGAGTCACTGGGGCCGGGAAAAGCTTCGGGATGGTACTGCACACAGAAGAGCGGATGACGGTTATGGGTCATCCCTTCCACCGTGCCGTCATTTAAGTTGCGGTGGGTAATGGCAAGGTCCATTCCGTCCAGTGTTTTTTCGTCAATGGCGTACCCGTGGTTTTGGGAAGTGATTTGCACTTTTCCTGTTTCCAGGTCCTTTACCGGGTGGTTGGCACCGCGGTGCCCGAATTTAAGCTTATAGGTCTCAGCGCCCAAAGCCAGGGCCAAAACCTGATGACCCAGGCAAATGCCAAAGAGCGGCAGTTTACCGATTAAATCCCTGGCTGTTTCAATGGGCTGCCCTGCATCTTTAGGGTCCCCCGGTCCGTTGGTCAGCATCACTCCCGCCGGGTTTAGCACCAGGATTTCATCGGCAGTAGCCGATGCAGGCATTACCACCACTTCGCACCCAGCTTTGCTTAAGTTTTGGGCAATACTCTGCTTCATGCCCAGATCAAGGACCACAACACGGCGGCCTTTACCGTCTATGGTGTAGGACCGGGGAGTGGTGACTTTCTCTACCAGGTTTTGACCGGAAAGGGGTTTGGCCTGTTTGGCTTTCTCCACCAATTCTTCATCACTGCAGTCTTCGGTGGTTATGACGCCGCGGAGCGTGCCGCTCTGGCGAATGGTGCGGGTCAGCGCCCGGGTATCGATGCCGGTGAGGCCGATAATATTGTTTTCCTTAAGATAATTGGCCAACGTATCTGTGGCCCGCCAGTTATTGGGGGACTCGCAGGCTTCTTTTACAATGAAGCCGCGGACATGAGACCGGCGGGATTCAAAATCATCGGGATTAATGCCGTAATTGCCGATTAAAGGGTATGTCATGGTAACAATTTGACCGCAATAAGAAGGATCGGTGAGGATTTCCTGATAGCCGGTCATGGCCGTATTGAAAACCACTTCTCCTTCGCAGCTGCCGGTGGCACCGAACCCTTTGCCATAAAATATTTTCCCGTTTTCCAAGCCCAAGCGTGCAAGCATATTTATTACCTCCTGAATTGTATTGTCAATTAAAAAAGAAAAAGCTAACCCCACGGCAAAAAAAAGCCGCTTGGGTTAGCCAGGTTCCATGTTATATGCATACATAATTGTAGCCTCCTTTTTAGCCTCTCTGGACTAAGTTAAAGGTGCCTTAGAGATTTTTTTAATTCTACCAGATGCAAGGGAAAAAAGTCAAGAAAAACTTAACCGGTGACAAAGGCGCTTCCCGGTAATTCTTTAGCCTTCTTCTTCAAAGCTGCCGACAAGAGGCTGATTTGTTCATAATCAACATTGGTGCCGTCGGGGTTTGTAATGGCGGCAATGGAGAGCGTGACCAGGGGGAAGCGTGCTGCCTGCCCCAGACGATCGGTGGTCACCACAAAACCGTTTGTTTTGTCCTGCTCATTGTAAAAGGAAGGAACTTTTTTGTCCACTTCATTGATAATGGTACTGCATGTCTCTTTTGTTTTTTCCGAGGGGACCACAACTATAAAATCATCGCCGCCGATATGGCCCACAAAAGAATGAAGCGGAGATGTTTTTTGCACACTTTCTCTTAAAACATCAGAGACGGTGCGCAGCATTTCATCGCCTTTTATAAACCCGTATGTATCATTGTATGCCTTGAAGTTATCCAAATCCAAATATAAAATGGCCACATTTAAATCGCCACTGGAAAGGCATTTTTTTATCTCTTCCTCAATAATCTGGTTTCCCGGCAATCCGGTCAGGGGAGAAAAGGATTTGTGTTGTTTGGCCCGGCGCAAATGGGTGCGGATGCGGGCCAGCACCTCCTGCGGTTCAAAGGGCTTCACGATATAATCATCGGCACCCGCTTCCAGTCCCGCCACCTTATCGGTAACCTCACCCCGGGAGGTAAGCATCATAATGGGCAGGTGGGATGTGCGGGTGTCGTTGCGCAGCATGCGACAGAGGTCATAGCCGTTTACATCCGGCATAATTACATCCAGAACTATCAAATCCGGAGAAAAGCCCACAACCTTATCCAGGGCATCTGCTGCTTCTGTCATACCGCACACCTGATGGCCGTCCTGAGTCAGAAGGTCGGTGAGCATTTTGACTATGGTGATGCTGTCATCTATTACTGTAATCTTTGGCATAAAAAATCCTCCCCCAAAAGGCAACCGATTCTTAAAATTCCACAAATATTGGCAAATTCCTGCCTAAAGAGCCAATATCAAGCAATTTTAGAAAAGAGAATATTCTTAACATAAAAAAAATTTATAAATGTAAAATATTTCGCAGGATTATTATATTGTTTGTAGAATAAAATTATTTAGAATATTCTCTACGCCCAAAAAAAGGATTTTGTAAGGGAGGAAGAAAAAGTTGAGCCAGAATAAGTATTTATGGATGGAAAATTATCCAAAAAGAGTGAGGCCTAATCTTAGCTATCCCGACATTCCACTGTATGCCCTGGTAGAGCAATCAACAGAAGAATACCCGACCCAAACTGCTGTCACCTTTATGGGGAAAAAGTTGACATACAGTCAGCTATGGCAGCAAATCTGTCAGTTTGCCGCCGCACTGTATTCACTGGGTGTAAGAAAAGGTGACAGAGTAGCCATTATGCTGCCCAATACTCCCCAGGCGGTCATTGCCTACTATGCAACTTTAAAACTGGGAGCCATTGTGGTAATGATAAACCCCTTATATACGGAAAGAGAGTTAGAACATCAGCTTAAGGATGCCGGAGCAAAAGTCCTGGTCTACCTGGACCTGGTCAACCCGCGAGTCAAGAAGGTGCGCCGCAACTTACCGGTAAAAAGTTATATTGTTACCAGTATTAAAGACTATCTCCCGTTTCCTTTGAATCTGCTCTATCCCATTAAGGCTAAAAAGGAAGGGCATAATTTGCATGTCCCAGCCGAAGAAGCTGTGAAATTTACCAAATTACTGTCACAGAACCTGCCGGACCCGCCGGAGGTGGAAATCGACCCGGCAGAAGATGTGGCACTTCTGCAGTATACAGGCGGTACCACCGGTGTGCCCAAGGGAACCATGCTTACTCACCTGAACTTAATTGCCAATACGATGCAGACCAGGGAGTGGTATACCCAGTGTGTGGAAGGCAAGGAGCGGGTAATGGGTGTTTTGCCTTTTTTCCATGTGTACGGTATGACAACAGCCCTGAATTTCAGCAATGCGGTGGGGGGCGAATTAATTCTCATTCCGCGCTTTGACGTAAAAACCCTGTTAACCGAATTACAGAAACATAAGGTAACTTTCTTTCCGGGAGCGCCTACAATTTATGTTGCCGTCAATAACTATCCGGAAGTAAGTAAATATGATCTTACTTCCATCAGGGCCTGTATCAGCGGTTCCGCACCGCTGCCGGTGGAAGTGCAGCAGGAATTTATGCGGCTTTCCGGCAATGCGGCGCTGGTGGAAGGGTACGGTCTCTCCGAAGCCTCACCGGTCACCCACTGTAACCCTTTGGATGAAGGAAACAACATCGGCAGCATCGGCTTCCCCTTCCCGGATACGGTGGCCAAAGTTGTGGATCCTGCCGACCCGTCCAAAGAAATGCCGGTGGGTGAAGTGGGCGAACTTATTGTCCGGGGCCCGCAGGTAATGAAAGGGTATTGGAACAAGCCGGAAGAAACGGCCCAGATGATTAAAGACGGCTGGCTCCACACCGGCGATATGGCTCGCATGGATGAACAGGGCTACTTCTACATAGCCGACCGCATTAAAGATATGATTATCTCCGGCGGTTTTAATATCTATCCCCGTGAAGTGGAAGAAGTGCTTTACGAGCACCCCAAGGTGCAGGAAGCGGCGGTGGTGGGTATCCCCGATTCTTACCGCGGTGAGACTGTTAAAGCTTACCTGGTCCTGCGGGAAGGGGAAGAGGCCACGGAAAAAGAAATCCGCAAGTACTGTGAAGAGCGGCTGGCCAAATATAAAATTCCCCGCACACTGGAGTTTCGGTCAGAGCTGCCCAAATCAACCATCGGCAAAGTGCTGAAACGGGTGCTGATAGATGAAGAGAAAGAAAAGTTGGCCGGGTAATGAAAACTCTGTTAAAGCGAAACAAAACCATTGAAGTTATAGAGATGGAGCAAAATAAATTTTTGCTCCATTCTCATCTGTCTGATGAAGTGCATGAAATTGATGTGCAAATGATTGTGGATACAGATAGCGGCGAAATTCTCACAGCGGAAGCTAAGATGAGCCGCACGCCCTATCCTGAAATCTGCCAGCAGGCCCTCCTGCAGGTGCCAAAGCTGGTGGGCCTGAACCTTACCAAAGGAGCGGGGCGCCAGGCCAGAGATATTCTGGGCGGTAAAGAGGGATGCGAGCATTTAAAAGATATGGTACTCGATGCGCTGCGGGGGTTTATCCCCGCCATCGGTGCCCGTACTATTCAGGAACTGACGGAAAAATATCTGCAGGAGGGCCTGACCGAAGAAGAGGCCAAGCCGCAGGTTATGGCCGATATCGCCCGCATAGGCCAGAACGTGGTGCCGGGCAGGTGCGTGGTCTATAATGACGGCGCGCAGAAATAGGTAAAAAATTTATCTTCCCGAAATATTAAATCCGTGATATAATAGCTTGGGTCAAAAGGGCGTTTTAGAACTACATATAAAAAACGTCCAATACATTTTGAGGGGGATTGTTTATGAAAAAGTTTAAATGGTTGGCGCTGTGTTTTGTGCTGGTATTGGCTCTGGGAGTATTGGCCGGTTGCGGCAACAACGAGGCTAACAACAACGAAAACAATAACGGCAATGACAACGGAGATGCTGAAGCAGCAGAAACACTGATAATGGGTACCAATGCCGAGTTTGCTCCGTTTGAATTCATCAACGATGACAATGAATACGATGGCTTTGATGTGGATATGGCCAAAATGATTGCTGATGAGCTGGGCATGGAGTTGGAGATTGACAACATGGCCTTTGACGGCCTGATTTCCGCAGTTTTGTCCGAGCGGGTTGATATGGCGGTGGCAGCTATGACCATCACCGAAGAGCGTCAGGAAGAGGTTAATTTCTCTGACCCGTACATTAATGCCGGTCAGGTAATCGTGGTTCTGGAAGACAATGATGAAATCCAAAGCGTGGAAGACCTGCAGGAAGACAAATCTGTGGCTGTTCAGCTGGGCACCACCGGTGACATTGAAGCGTCAAGAATTGTGGATGACAGCAACATTGTGCGTCTGCAGCAGATTAATGCCGCTTTTATGGAGCTGGAAACAGGCCGGGTGGACGCCGTGATTGTGGACAATCCGGTGGCTCAGCGCTACATTAATACCATGGGTAGCCTGAAAATGGTAGGCGAGCCGCTGACAGAAGAATACTACGGTATTGCGGTAAACAAAGACAACACAGAGCTCTTGGAGCAGATTAACCAGGCGCTGGCCAACATCAAGGAAGACGGCAGATTCGACGAGCTGATTGTTAAGTGGTTTGCCGACGAAGAATAAGTCTTAACTGATTGAAAGCAAAGCGACTTTCGCTTTGCTTTTTCTTCAGTTAAGAGCAAATAAAAATCGGCAAGAAAAGGGGAGAAGTATGAGAGAACTGGATTTTTCTGTAGTGTGGGACAATTTGCCCTTTATTTTGCAAGGTGCTGTCCTAACGGTTCAGATTTCTGCGGTAGCAGTATTAGTAGGGTTTTTAATCGGCTCGGTTGTGGGGCTTGTTAAGCTGTCATCTATTCGCCCACTGAGATTTCTGGCCACAGCGTATATAGAAATAATTCGCGGCACACCGCTTTTAGTGCAGATTGTTTTGATTTATTTTGGACTGGCCAGCTTGAACATTGTTAGCTTGGACAGATTTACTGCGGGAGTAATTGCTCTTTCCATTAACAGTGGTGCCTACGTGGGCGAAATTGTCCGGTCCGGTATCCAGTCCATCGATAAAGGACAAATGGAAGCTGCCCGTTCTTTAGGTATGAATTATGTCCGTTCCATGCGCTTTATTATCCTGCCGCAGGCTTTTAGGCGCATTATTCCGCCATTGGTCAATGAATTCATTATGCTAATTAAAGATTCATCACTGCTCTTTGCCATTGGCTTTGCAGAACTAATGCAGCGGGGAAACGCGATCAGGGCACGAACTTATAAGGATTTTGAGGTGTTTATCGGTATTGCCGCGGTCTATTTTGTCATGACGTTCATACTATCCCGCGTCGCCAGCTACGTTGAGAGGAGGACCCGCATCCGTGATTAAAGTAGTGGATTTGCATAAAAGCTTTGGAAGCCTGAAAGTGCTGCGCGGCATCTCCACCGAGATTAACCGCGGCGAGGTGGTGGTGGTAATCGGCGCCAGCGGTTCCGGTAAAAGTACTTTTTTGCGCTGCCTGAACCTGTTGGAGGTTCCCCAGGAGGGCGAAATTTACATTGACGGGGTGCAGATTCTTGATAAACGGGTCAACATTGACCGGGTACGGGAAGATGTGGGTATGGTTTTTCAGCAGTTTAACCTCTTTCCCCATATGTCGGTGCTGCAGAATATCATGCTCTCACCCTTGAAGGTTAAAAGCGCCG from Dethiobacter alkaliphilus AHT 1 includes:
- the carB gene encoding carbamoyl-phosphate synthase large subunit, with product MPRYKDIKKVMVIGSGPIIIGQAAEFDYAGTQACRALKDEGLEVVLVNSNPATIMTDTNIADRVYIEPLQIDTLTEIIAKERPDGLLPTLGGQVGLNAGKDLAEQGILERYGVRMLGTPLDAIIRAEDRDHFKQTMEMLNEPIPASTIVSSIDDAVSFAAEAGYPVVVRPAYTMGGTGGGFAADEEELRSTAQRGLKASPINQILVEQSVAGWKEVEFEVMRDSNDNCITICSMENIDPVGVHTGDSIVVAPAQTLTDKEFQMLRNASLKIIRALGIEGGCNIQFALDTDSFNYIVIEVNPRVSRSSALASKATGYPIAKVATKIAIGMTLDEIENAVTQKTTACFEPTIDYVVIKVPRWPFDKFALAQRTLGTQMKATGEVMAIDRNLEAAILKAVRSLEIGVHSLKLDTAAGLSMEELKELIVRPNDERLFILAEAFRRGITVEEVYNISRIDPFFSQKIKNIIDMEKKIASFAGQGAKAFDKDLWVAAKEMGFADETIAELLGTTEEEVRSARKAREVGPVYKMVDTCAAEFEAGTPYFYSTYGTEDEAEVTEKRKIMVLGSGPIRIGQGIEFDYCSVHSVWALQDAGYETIIVNNNPETVSTDFDTADRLYFEPLQPEDVLNILDKEQPDGVIVQFGGQTAINLAEPLANAGIPIIGTSVENIDRAEDRDKFDLLLTELDIARPPGQTVTSAAEAVPAAQAIGYPVVVRPSYVLGGRAMEIVYSDDELLEYMHNAVRVSPRHPVLVDKYLLGTELEVDAISDGETVLIPGIMEHIERAGVHSGDSIAMYPAQSIADKHKELIVDYTTRLARGLKVKGIINIQYVLFEDNLYVIEVNPRSSRTVPFLSKVTDIPMVQLATRCALGEKLKDLGYNGGICPDMPFVAVKAPVFSFAKLADLETSLGPEMKSTGEVMGIDVDLPRALYKALLAANLYIPSSGNILATVADKDKADAIPLLLQFAKLGFKLYATHGTAKALLEAGCEVGRVNKIAEGSPHVVDMIRGGSIDVVVNTLTKGKAPKRDGFRIRRAAVELNIPCLTSLDTTKAVLHVMETLLEGGKVNHTALQDYLAGRKNNGHSVSA
- the carA gene encoding glutamine-hydrolyzing carbamoyl-phosphate synthase small subunit, which translates into the protein MLARLGLENGKIFYGKGFGATGSCEGEVVFNTAMTGYQEILTDPSYCGQIVTMTYPLIGNYGINPDDFESRRSHVRGFIVKEACESPNNWRATDTLANYLKENNIIGLTGIDTRALTRTIRQSGTLRGVITTEDCSDEELVEKAKQAKPLSGQNLVEKVTTPRSYTIDGKGRRVVVLDLGMKQSIAQNLSKAGCEVVVMPASATADEILVLNPAGVMLTNGPGDPKDAGQPIETARDLIGKLPLFGICLGHQVLALALGAETYKLKFGHRGANHPVKDLETGKVQITSQNHGYAIDEKTLDGMDLAITHRNLNDGTVEGMTHNRHPLFCVQYHPEAFPGPSDSAHIFERFISMMNS
- a CDS encoding GGDEF domain-containing response regulator codes for the protein MPKITVIDDSITIVKMLTDLLTQDGHQVCGMTEAADALDKVVGFSPDLIVLDVIMPDVNGYDLCRMLRNDTRTSHLPIMMLTSRGEVTDKVAGLEAGADDYIVKPFEPQEVLARIRTHLRRAKQHKSFSPLTGLPGNQIIEEEIKKCLSSGDLNVAILYLDLDNFKAYNDTYGFIKGDEMLRTVSDVLRESVQKTSPLHSFVGHIGGDDFIVVVPSEKTKETCSTIINEVDKKVPSFYNEQDKTNGFVVTTDRLGQAARFPLVTLSIAAITNPDGTNVDYEQISLLSAALKKKAKELPGSAFVTG
- a CDS encoding long-chain-fatty-acid--CoA ligase, whose amino-acid sequence is MENYPKRVRPNLSYPDIPLYALVEQSTEEYPTQTAVTFMGKKLTYSQLWQQICQFAAALYSLGVRKGDRVAIMLPNTPQAVIAYYATLKLGAIVVMINPLYTERELEHQLKDAGAKVLVYLDLVNPRVKKVRRNLPVKSYIVTSIKDYLPFPLNLLYPIKAKKEGHNLHVPAEEAVKFTKLLSQNLPDPPEVEIDPAEDVALLQYTGGTTGVPKGTMLTHLNLIANTMQTREWYTQCVEGKERVMGVLPFFHVYGMTTALNFSNAVGGELILIPRFDVKTLLTELQKHKVTFFPGAPTIYVAVNNYPEVSKYDLTSIRACISGSAPLPVEVQQEFMRLSGNAALVEGYGLSEASPVTHCNPLDEGNNIGSIGFPFPDTVAKVVDPADPSKEMPVGEVGELIVRGPQVMKGYWNKPEETAQMIKDGWLHTGDMARMDEQGYFYIADRIKDMIISGGFNIYPREVEEVLYEHPKVQEAAVVGIPDSYRGETVKAYLVLREGEEATEKEIRKYCEERLAKYKIPRTLEFRSELPKSTIGKVLKRVLIDEEKEKLAG
- a CDS encoding DUF2889 domain-containing protein gives rise to the protein MKTLLKRNKTIEVIEMEQNKFLLHSHLSDEVHEIDVQMIVDTDSGEILTAEAKMSRTPYPEICQQALLQVPKLVGLNLTKGAGRQARDILGGKEGCEHLKDMVLDALRGFIPAIGARTIQELTEKYLQEGLTEEEAKPQVMADIARIGQNVVPGRCVVYNDGAQK
- a CDS encoding basic amino acid ABC transporter substrate-binding protein, with product MKKFKWLALCFVLVLALGVLAGCGNNEANNNENNNGNDNGDAEAAETLIMGTNAEFAPFEFINDDNEYDGFDVDMAKMIADELGMELEIDNMAFDGLISAVLSERVDMAVAAMTITEERQEEVNFSDPYINAGQVIVVLEDNDEIQSVEDLQEDKSVAVQLGTTGDIEASRIVDDSNIVRLQQINAAFMELETGRVDAVIVDNPVAQRYINTMGSLKMVGEPLTEEYYGIAVNKDNTELLEQINQALANIKEDGRFDELIVKWFADEE
- a CDS encoding amino acid ABC transporter permease; amino-acid sequence: MRELDFSVVWDNLPFILQGAVLTVQISAVAVLVGFLIGSVVGLVKLSSIRPLRFLATAYIEIIRGTPLLVQIVLIYFGLASLNIVSLDRFTAGVIALSINSGAYVGEIVRSGIQSIDKGQMEAARSLGMNYVRSMRFIILPQAFRRIIPPLVNEFIMLIKDSSLLFAIGFAELMQRGNAIRARTYKDFEVFIGIAAVYFVMTFILSRVASYVERRTRIRD